Genomic segment of Bacteroides stercoris ATCC 43183:
CCATCATGGCAGGTCTGTTCGTTACGGCAGGTCCCGTTATCCGTTTGCTGCTGAAAGAGGAATGGTGGCCTTCCATTCCTTTCTTCCAACTGCTCTGTCTTGGCGGTTGCTTCACCATACTGACTGCCATCAACAATAATTTCATTAAAGTAAGCGGACGTTCGGACGGCATACTTAAAATAGAATATTACAAGATAGCCTTCACCGTGGCAGTAGTGCTGCTTACCTATCGGGAAGATGTGCTGACGATGGTAGCAGGTCTTGTAGTCACCCGCCTGCTGGTATACATTATCAATATGATTTACACCGCCCATTACACGGGATACCGCTTTTCCATGCAACTTATGGATTTACTGCCATATGCCGGACTCAGCACTCTGATGACCTTATTGCTACTGCCCATTGGCGGATGGATAGAGAACCAGTTGCTACTGCTCGTCACACAAGCGGCAGCCGGCACGGTCATTTATATAGGTACGGCCTATATCACCGGTTCGAAGATACTGAAAGACTCGCTGGAATTAATACGAAAGAAAAAAGGACATGAACAATAATACCAGACTTAAAGTCAGCGTCCTGATGCTCACCTACAATCAGGAACGTTACATCAACGAGGCCATCCGCAGCGTAATGCTGCAAGAGACAAACTTCCCCTTTGAACTGGTCATAGGGAACGATGCTAGTACGGACTGTACGGGAACGATTTGCGCGGACTGGCAAAAAAAGTACCCGGAACAAATCGTCCTATTCAACCGGAAGAAAAATCTGGGACTGCAACAGAACTTCATACAAACCTACGCCCAATGTCGGGGACAATATATCGCCATCTGCGAGGGCGATGACTTCTGGACAGACAAACGGAAACTGCAAATCCAAGCAGATTTTCTGGATACGCATCCCGACTATTCCACCTGTTTTCACCGGGTTATCAACTACTACGAAGACCGCGGAACCAAGAGCCTCAGCAATGGCGGGCAGAAGCAGGATACAGACATATCAGACCTTGCACGCAGCAATTACATCTCCAACGTATCCGCTTTGTTCCGCCGGGGCTTGTTTGGCGAACTGCCCGAATGGTTTGCCCGTGCCAGCACCTACGACTATGCCATACATTTGCTGAATGCACAATTCGGGAAGATACATTATATAAAGCGTCCGATGGCCGTCTACCGCCAACACGGAAAAGCAATCTGGAGTGAAGCCGGAACAGACCGGAAACTGGACATCGCACTCGTTGTCCGGGAGTTGCTAATGGATTATTTTAAAGAAAGGAGGACTGACGTATACGACAATCTCCGGCAATCCCATGCGCAGATATGCCTGAACCTCATCCGCCATTACACCGGAAAAGGACAGCAAGAACAAATAGAGCATACGGAAAAACGGCTTCTGCAATATCAACCGCAGTGGACTATGGAAGATGTGAAACGTATGGAATTGCCCCGCCCGCAATCAGCCACACAAAGGCTGACAGGATTTGTCAAAGGCATGATGAAACGG
This window contains:
- a CDS encoding glycosyltransferase; this translates as MNNNTRLKVSVLMLTYNQERYINEAIRSVMLQETNFPFELVIGNDASTDCTGTICADWQKKYPEQIVLFNRKKNLGLQQNFIQTYAQCRGQYIAICEGDDFWTDKRKLQIQADFLDTHPDYSTCFHRVINYYEDRGTKSLSNGGQKQDTDISDLARSNYISNVSALFRRGLFGELPEWFARASTYDYAIHLLNAQFGKIHYIKRPMAVYRQHGKAIWSEAGTDRKLDIALVVRELLMDYFKERRTDVYDNLRQSHAQICLNLIRHYTGKGQQEQIEHTEKRLLQYQPQWTMEDVKRMELPRPQSATQRLTGFVKGMMKRGRAAVSRVIPLPHI